One stretch of Aeromicrobium fastidiosum DNA includes these proteins:
- a CDS encoding aromatic ring-hydroxylating oxygenase subunit alpha: MTEKTTSDLVLEQLKQGLALPGDLYTSPTLFAEEVSAIFGRQWLYAGHVSEIPHAGDYLTVTSGDESCIVARDADGEIHGLLNVCRHRGARLVDCGTGSTRRFVCPYHQWAYSHDGSLAGAPRMPDSFDKSRWPLKKVHTSVWQGLVFVNFSSEEEVESLPELMADAAELMNPFGVEDARIAHTEVYEVDANWKLVWENAQECYHCNANHPEFIRTFDVREMAQPTAGEAPLWYSEDRRSQSARFPLKPGAVSLTMSGRPASAKPMGEFADGREPYTAAAHLKPGFAFVFSPDYGITFVDTPVSPDRTHVKVQWLVHRDAVEGVDYAVDNLIRVWDQTNRQDWELCRSVQEGVKSHGFEPGPLSLDETSVAGFYYAYARMMSAAGL; this comes from the coding sequence ATGACCGAGAAGACGACCAGCGACCTCGTCCTGGAGCAGCTAAAGCAGGGCCTGGCCCTCCCCGGCGACCTCTACACCTCTCCCACACTCTTTGCCGAGGAGGTGTCCGCCATCTTCGGTCGCCAGTGGCTGTACGCCGGCCACGTCTCGGAGATCCCCCACGCCGGCGACTACCTCACCGTGACGTCCGGCGACGAGAGCTGCATCGTCGCCCGGGACGCCGACGGCGAGATCCACGGCCTGCTCAACGTGTGCCGTCACCGCGGTGCTCGCCTGGTCGACTGCGGCACAGGCTCCACCAGGCGCTTCGTCTGCCCGTATCACCAGTGGGCGTACTCGCACGACGGGTCGCTGGCCGGCGCGCCCCGTATGCCGGACTCGTTCGACAAGTCCCGGTGGCCGCTCAAGAAGGTGCACACCTCGGTGTGGCAGGGACTCGTGTTCGTCAACTTCTCGTCCGAGGAGGAGGTCGAATCATTGCCCGAGCTCATGGCAGACGCCGCAGAGCTCATGAACCCGTTCGGGGTCGAGGACGCACGCATCGCCCACACCGAGGTCTACGAGGTCGACGCCAACTGGAAGCTGGTCTGGGAGAACGCCCAGGAGTGCTACCACTGCAACGCCAACCACCCGGAGTTCATCCGGACGTTCGACGTGCGCGAGATGGCGCAGCCGACTGCGGGCGAGGCACCGCTCTGGTATTCCGAGGACCGTCGCTCGCAGTCTGCCCGGTTCCCCCTCAAGCCCGGTGCCGTGTCGCTGACCATGTCCGGCCGGCCTGCCTCCGCCAAGCCGATGGGCGAGTTCGCCGACGGTCGTGAGCCCTACACGGCCGCCGCCCACCTCAAGCCCGGCTTCGCCTTCGTGTTCTCGCCCGACTACGGCATCACCTTCGTCGACACTCCGGTGTCGCCGGACCGAACCCACGTGAAGGTGCAATGGCTCGTGCACCGCGACGCCGTCGAGGGCGTCGACTACGCGGTCGACAACCTCATCCGCGTCTGGGACCAGACCAACCGCCAGGACTGGGAGCTGTGCCGGTCGGTGCAGGAGGGCGTCAAGTCCCACGGCTTCGAGCCCGGGCCCCTGAGCCTCGACGAGACGTCCGTGGCCGGCTTCTACTACGCCTACGCGCGGATGATGTCTGCCGCCGGGTTGTGA
- a CDS encoding NAD(P)/FAD-dependent oxidoreductase, with translation MKTTADAIVIGAGVIGSSIALELSRNGFDVVVVDKAGGMGHGSTSASSAVVRFNYSSWAGVASSWESLACWENWSDHLGHEDPAGMASYTRTGMLVIDGGPTDSNRTTDMFDRAGITWERWGPDEVRKHMPYVDTGSYFPPKPVRSEEFFSDSHGEITGIFTPDAGHVDDPQLAAQNLGVAAQSLGARFLFNRTVTSIQQQDDQRWSVATSRGESVSARVVVNAAGPWSSAINALAGVGTDFGISSRPMRQEVHQVPLPADFEDDGNGMAIADLDLGTYIRTSSARGLLVGGTEPECDPLEWLDDPDTANLQATVSGFENQVTRAARRMPGLSIPNRPSGIGGVYDVTDDWTPIYDRTDREGFFVAMGTSGNQFKNAPVAGQLMAHLVTAVQDGHDHDSQPLEFICSRTGSTFELGTYSRLRTVDPDSPGSVMG, from the coding sequence ATGAAGACCACAGCAGATGCCATCGTGATCGGGGCGGGAGTCATCGGCTCGTCCATCGCGCTCGAGCTGTCGCGCAACGGCTTCGACGTCGTTGTCGTCGACAAGGCCGGCGGGATGGGCCACGGCTCGACGAGCGCCTCGAGCGCCGTCGTCCGGTTCAACTACTCGTCGTGGGCCGGTGTGGCGTCGTCGTGGGAGTCGCTCGCGTGCTGGGAGAACTGGTCGGATCATCTCGGGCACGAGGACCCTGCCGGCATGGCGTCCTACACGCGCACCGGGATGCTGGTCATCGACGGAGGACCGACCGACTCGAACCGCACCACCGACATGTTCGACCGTGCCGGCATCACGTGGGAGCGGTGGGGACCCGACGAGGTTCGCAAGCACATGCCGTACGTCGACACGGGCTCCTACTTTCCTCCGAAGCCCGTCCGGTCCGAGGAGTTCTTCTCCGACTCGCACGGCGAGATCACCGGCATCTTCACGCCCGATGCCGGCCACGTCGACGACCCGCAGCTCGCCGCCCAGAACCTCGGGGTCGCCGCCCAGAGCCTGGGAGCGCGCTTTCTGTTCAACCGGACCGTGACGTCCATCCAGCAGCAGGACGACCAGCGGTGGTCCGTCGCGACGTCGCGCGGCGAGAGCGTCTCGGCCCGCGTCGTCGTCAACGCCGCCGGGCCGTGGTCGAGCGCGATCAACGCGCTCGCCGGGGTCGGGACCGACTTCGGCATCTCGTCCCGGCCCATGCGGCAGGAGGTGCACCAGGTGCCGCTTCCTGCGGACTTCGAGGACGACGGCAACGGAATGGCCATCGCCGACCTCGATCTGGGGACCTACATCAGGACGTCGTCGGCACGAGGGCTGCTGGTCGGTGGCACCGAGCCCGAGTGCGATCCGCTCGAGTGGTTGGACGACCCCGACACGGCGAACCTCCAGGCGACGGTGTCCGGCTTCGAGAACCAGGTCACGCGCGCAGCACGGCGGATGCCGGGACTGTCGATCCCGAACCGGCCGAGCGGCATCGGCGGCGTGTACGACGTCACCGACGACTGGACACCCATCTACGACCGCACGGACCGCGAGGGGTTCTTCGTCGCGATGGGCACGAGCGGCAATCAGTTCAAGAACGCGCCCGTCGCGGGCCAGCTGATGGCGCATCTCGTCACCGCGGTGCAGGACGGGCACGACCACGACAGTCAGCCCCTCGAGTTCATCTGCTCGCGCACGGGGTCGACGTTCGAACTGGGCACGTACTCCCGGCTGCGCACGGTCGACCCCGACTCCCCCGGATCGGTCATGGGCTGA
- a CDS encoding S9 family peptidase has translation MAGIDRTIVDWVASELQKRSEVGADGIQDITGVDVDPTGRRAACTLTIGPGGATQVDVVELATGARSRVVPDLSGAYSPRWSPSGDRVCVLADDAAGRPQAVVVAADDLAVAVAISEESGSVEMVSWSPDGRRLALVVAEPGAEISDVYGSGVVGGSSASWAPRVSPAESGRRRLVVWDLTTGASRVLGDLNAWEISWAWDDTVLVLASADAGEGAWYGAHLALVSAVDGRSLTMLSPRHQLAQPRVEPSGRRWSVLSGVASDRGLLAGEVLVATDDAQPRAIDTAGAHVTDYAWTGDAAIVFIGMAGLDTVVGRWDADSGQTTVLWKGPQSSGRHQPEVAVPAAGEPVLVMEHHDMPPTLGVVRDGAFQPVMAVDGPGPRHVLSHTGTTTQLTWTSDDGQDVQGLLTVPSTEGPHPLVVNVHGGPIAAWHDGWIGRDHHTSLLVARGYAVLRPNPRGSTGRGADWAEAVVGDIGGRDVEDVTSGVRHLVAEGLVDPSRVGLTGNSYGGYMAAWVPCVSDIFAATVSRSPVTDWRSQHFTSNLAEFDQMILTGDPMDPTSQYATRSPVDLAERISTPILLTAGALDLACPPSQAQYLHTRLVELGTETQLVIYPEEGHGVRHPDAVADQAARVIAWFERFMPSGR, from the coding sequence ATGGCCGGCATCGACCGCACGATCGTCGACTGGGTCGCATCGGAGCTGCAGAAGCGCAGCGAGGTCGGTGCGGACGGCATCCAGGACATCACTGGCGTCGACGTCGACCCGACCGGCCGTCGAGCGGCCTGTACCCTCACCATCGGCCCCGGGGGAGCCACGCAGGTCGACGTCGTCGAGCTGGCGACGGGTGCCCGCAGCAGGGTCGTGCCCGACCTGTCAGGTGCGTACTCTCCGCGCTGGTCGCCGTCCGGTGACCGGGTCTGCGTCCTCGCCGACGATGCCGCAGGACGTCCGCAGGCCGTCGTGGTGGCAGCTGACGACCTGGCTGTGGCCGTGGCGATCTCGGAGGAGTCCGGATCGGTCGAGATGGTCAGCTGGTCACCCGACGGCAGGCGCCTCGCGCTCGTCGTGGCAGAGCCGGGCGCCGAGATCTCCGACGTGTACGGATCGGGCGTGGTCGGCGGATCGTCCGCGAGCTGGGCACCGCGGGTCTCGCCCGCGGAGTCAGGCCGCCGGCGGCTCGTCGTGTGGGACCTGACCACCGGTGCCAGTCGGGTGCTGGGCGATCTGAATGCGTGGGAGATCTCGTGGGCGTGGGACGACACCGTCCTCGTCCTCGCCAGTGCCGACGCCGGAGAAGGTGCCTGGTACGGCGCCCACCTCGCGTTGGTGTCTGCGGTCGACGGCAGGTCGCTGACCATGCTCAGCCCACGGCACCAGCTGGCCCAGCCCCGCGTCGAACCCTCAGGTCGCCGGTGGTCGGTGCTGTCGGGCGTGGCCAGCGATCGCGGACTGCTGGCCGGAGAGGTGCTGGTCGCCACCGACGACGCCCAGCCGCGGGCCATCGACACGGCCGGGGCCCACGTCACCGACTACGCATGGACCGGGGACGCGGCGATCGTCTTCATCGGCATGGCAGGCCTCGACACCGTCGTCGGTCGGTGGGACGCCGATTCCGGCCAGACGACCGTCCTGTGGAAGGGACCGCAGTCCAGCGGCCGCCACCAGCCGGAGGTCGCCGTGCCGGCCGCAGGCGAACCCGTCCTCGTCATGGAGCACCACGACATGCCGCCGACCCTCGGCGTGGTCCGGGACGGCGCGTTCCAACCGGTCATGGCCGTCGACGGGCCCGGCCCCCGTCACGTCCTGTCCCACACCGGCACGACCACGCAGCTGACCTGGACGTCCGACGACGGTCAGGACGTGCAGGGCCTGCTGACGGTTCCGTCGACGGAGGGTCCGCACCCGCTCGTCGTCAACGTCCACGGCGGCCCGATCGCGGCGTGGCACGACGGCTGGATCGGACGCGACCACCACACGAGCCTGCTCGTCGCCCGCGGCTACGCGGTGCTGCGCCCCAACCCACGCGGCAGCACCGGCCGAGGCGCGGACTGGGCGGAGGCGGTCGTCGGCGACATCGGCGGCCGCGACGTCGAGGACGTCACGAGCGGTGTCCGGCACCTGGTCGCCGAGGGCCTGGTCGATCCGTCGAGGGTCGGTCTGACGGGCAACAGCTACGGCGGCTACATGGCTGCCTGGGTTCCGTGCGTGTCGGACATCTTCGCTGCCACGGTGTCACGATCGCCGGTGACCGACTGGCGATCGCAGCACTTCACCAGCAACCTCGCCGAGTTCGACCAGATGATCCTGACCGGTGACCCCATGGACCCGACCTCGCAGTACGCCACCCGCAGCCCGGTGGACCTGGCCGAGCGCATCTCCACGCCGATCCTCTTGACGGCCGGAGCGCTCGACCTGGCCTGCCCGCCGTCGCAGGCGCAGTACCTGCACACCCGGTTGGTCGAGCTGGGCACCGAGACGCAGCTTGTCATCTACCCGGAGGAGGGCCACGGCGTCCGCCACCCTGACGCCGTCGCCGACCAGGCCGCCCGAGTCATTGCGTGGTTCGAGCGATTCATGCCGTCTGGTCGCTGA
- a CDS encoding PucR family transcriptional regulator: MRDLQGIIDGLADRLHRAVAVDDPHIRLLAHTAHHEQVDAHRVHSIMTLSTSAEIAAYVHRFGIKSANVPVRIPKDDGLEMLARVCLPIRTQGVLQGYLWLIDDDESLTDEQLQDAQDTASEAGEVLFRNHLLDDLRRAKERELLLDMVSSESHLRGHITEEMLSAHGIRPQMSCIVLVVKVVGGASRDATAASLLVESSLRKAIRNLPRVHSLVATREGGVAYALFAFEPFENPLARIRTFGTDVRSEVAAGLPPGTDVRVGIGPTQAEVAGAPLSLRRAMSVMDVVQAVPEFDSVTSWDDLGVYQVLNQFPPDELAEVAIPPGLRALFAASADQWLVDTLDAYLDAAGNVQETSKRLQIHRATLYYRLSRIEEITGSSLGDGRDRLALHLGIKLARLLGELPSAPG, translated from the coding sequence ATGCGGGACCTGCAGGGCATCATCGACGGTCTCGCTGATCGTCTCCACCGCGCTGTCGCGGTCGATGACCCGCACATCAGGCTCCTGGCGCACACGGCGCACCACGAGCAGGTCGACGCGCACAGGGTGCACTCGATCATGACGCTGTCGACCTCGGCGGAGATCGCGGCCTATGTGCACCGGTTCGGCATCAAGTCGGCGAATGTCCCGGTCCGAATCCCGAAGGACGACGGCCTGGAGATGCTGGCCCGCGTCTGTCTGCCGATCCGCACGCAAGGGGTGCTGCAGGGCTACCTGTGGCTCATCGATGACGACGAGTCGTTGACCGACGAGCAGCTGCAGGACGCGCAGGACACGGCGTCGGAGGCGGGCGAGGTGCTGTTCCGCAATCACCTCCTCGACGACCTGCGCCGAGCCAAGGAGCGTGAGCTGCTGCTCGACATGGTGAGCTCGGAGTCGCACCTGCGGGGCCACATCACCGAGGAGATGCTGAGCGCACACGGCATCCGCCCGCAGATGTCGTGCATCGTGCTCGTCGTGAAGGTGGTCGGCGGAGCCAGCCGCGACGCCACGGCCGCCAGCCTGTTGGTCGAGTCGTCCCTGCGCAAGGCGATCCGCAACCTGCCCCGCGTCCACTCGCTCGTGGCCACCCGCGAGGGCGGGGTGGCCTATGCGCTGTTCGCCTTCGAGCCATTCGAGAACCCGCTCGCCCGCATCAGGACGTTCGGTACTGATGTCAGGTCCGAGGTGGCTGCCGGTCTGCCGCCGGGCACAGATGTCAGGGTGGGCATCGGACCGACCCAGGCGGAGGTGGCGGGAGCGCCGCTCAGCCTACGCCGGGCCATGAGCGTCATGGACGTGGTGCAGGCAGTGCCGGAGTTCGACTCCGTCACCAGCTGGGACGACCTCGGTGTCTATCAGGTGCTCAACCAGTTCCCGCCTGACGAGCTTGCAGAGGTCGCCATACCGCCTGGCCTGCGTGCCCTGTTCGCGGCCAGTGCTGACCAGTGGCTCGTCGATACCTTGGACGCTTACCTCGATGCAGCCGGCAACGTCCAGGAGACGTCGAAACGACTGCAGATCCACCGAGCCACGCTGTACTACCGGCTGTCGAGGATCGAGGAGATCACCGGATCTTCCCTCGGTGACGGCCGCGACCGCCTGGCGCTGCACTTGGGCATCAAGCTCGCGAGGCTGCTCGGCGAGCTGCCGAGCGCTCCGGGGTGA
- a CDS encoding alpha/beta fold hydrolase, protein MTSTATHAENVLARPGALTELDIGAQEAVRNGVEGWLNDDLAFCHRPWGCDLSQVTADTLMVFGEADVLVPHAHGDAYLRAIGHGQLVKIPDAGHWMDDVEPAILEWLVSDTAAPAELY, encoded by the coding sequence ATGACCTCCACCGCAACACACGCCGAGAACGTCCTGGCGCGGCCCGGCGCTCTGACCGAGCTCGACATCGGCGCGCAGGAGGCGGTGCGCAACGGCGTCGAGGGGTGGCTGAACGACGACCTCGCCTTCTGCCACCGTCCGTGGGGTTGCGACCTGTCACAGGTCACGGCCGACACCCTGATGGTTTTCGGTGAAGCTGACGTCCTGGTGCCGCACGCGCACGGCGACGCCTATCTGAGAGCCATCGGTCATGGACAGCTCGTGAAGATCCCCGACGCCGGGCACTGGATGGATGATGTCGAGCCAGCGATCCTTGAATGGCTCGTGTCGGACACTGCGGCTCCAGCGGAGCTGTACTGA
- a CDS encoding ABC transporter permease, producing the protein MKTLQFIGKRLVFGIFLLLVVSFLVFSLQAGSKGSLVSTVLGGRPATAAQVAQVRADYHLDDPFWQRYLYWLGDALHFDFGRSIRSQESVFSAILERLPITLELTVLSIVLVVLLGVPLGMVSGIKRGSLTDRVVTSLSIVGLSAPVFATGIFLLYVFGVFLGWFPSFGAGEGFGLDRLKHLVLPSLALAATMVAIVARQTRAVTLDVMNQDYITFARARGLSRRRIMLAYALRNISMPIVTITGLLLIYLIGGTILVEQVFSIEGLGNLMVTSVQSSDIPVVQGISLVFAVFVVIVTLVVDLIGMWIDPRTMYPTEG; encoded by the coding sequence GTGAAGACGTTGCAGTTCATCGGAAAACGACTCGTGTTCGGGATCTTCCTGCTCTTGGTCGTCAGCTTCTTGGTGTTCAGCCTCCAGGCCGGCTCGAAGGGCTCCTTGGTCTCCACGGTCCTGGGCGGCCGGCCCGCGACGGCTGCCCAGGTCGCGCAGGTGCGCGCCGACTACCATCTCGACGATCCGTTCTGGCAGCGCTACCTCTACTGGCTCGGCGATGCCCTCCACTTCGACTTCGGGCGCTCGATCCGGTCTCAGGAGTCCGTGTTCAGCGCGATCCTGGAGCGGCTCCCGATCACCCTCGAGCTCACGGTGCTCAGCATCGTGCTGGTGGTGCTGCTCGGAGTGCCGCTCGGCATGGTGTCCGGCATCAAGCGGGGGTCCCTCACCGATCGCGTCGTGACGTCGTTGTCGATCGTCGGCCTCAGCGCTCCAGTCTTCGCGACGGGCATCTTCCTTCTCTACGTCTTCGGGGTCTTCCTCGGCTGGTTCCCGTCTTTCGGAGCCGGAGAGGGCTTCGGCCTGGACAGGCTCAAGCACCTGGTCCTCCCGTCGCTGGCCCTGGCCGCGACCATGGTGGCGATCGTCGCGCGACAGACACGAGCGGTGACCCTCGACGTCATGAACCAGGACTACATCACCTTCGCTCGGGCACGCGGTCTCAGCCGCCGCCGGATCATGCTCGCCTACGCGCTGCGCAACATCTCGATGCCGATCGTCACCATCACGGGCTTGCTGCTGATCTACCTGATCGGCGGGACGATCCTCGTCGAGCAGGTCTTCTCGATCGAGGGCCTGGGCAACCTCATGGTGACGTCGGTCCAGAGCAGCGACATCCCGGTGGTGCAGGGCATCTCCCTGGTGTTCGCGGTCTTCGTCGTGATCGTGACGCTGGTGGTCGACCTGATCGGCATGTGGATCGACCCTCGCACGATGTATCCGACAGAAGGGTGA